In Trifolium pratense cultivar HEN17-A07 linkage group LG7, ARS_RC_1.1, whole genome shotgun sequence, a genomic segment contains:
- the LOC123900157 gene encoding F-box protein At3g07870-like: MLPMKREKDDSIYPYFDNLPEPLTTQILLQLPINTLLICRCVCTNWKMLISEPRFAKLHFQQSPTCFMIRPCDVNDSLVSRTMYLLECDPQKFQIGCNNHVKLAPIFKLPLRDTKFKNKKRDNNPLHYKFLIANSCNGLLCLCHPYKGNPSVICNPITGEFIRLPKPTTVTPPSSYKGIDLFRLSPSSLRIEPIVAFGFQPKTNEYKVIKLCVINVRRHMNPSFQRLTLQIHTLGTPSWRNVEVDHPIFISSLTHATSVNGTLHWIRFGRWQVSILCFNFESERLQSFPSAHVFEKNEILDKGRISMGELRGFLYICDASSPHGITMWIMKNYGIGESWTKVYNIDTFLSNDLSSHIGSYWPVKHFEEGAALLSYHSSNCFIFYEPGKYGFKVFRIHGIHQSKYFQLIPHIPSLISLKDVVKGDNVEVLNIHSRCAKLELCEENEVVSLVQEFVCDLASTCSLSSYGKEFGDEHAS; the protein is encoded by the coding sequence ATGTTACCCATGAAAAGAGAAAAGGACGATTCAATTTATCCTTATTTTGATAATCTTCCTGAACCACTCACCACCCAGATTCTGCTTCAACTTCCCATCAACACTCTTCTCATTTGTAGATGTGTCTGCACAAATTGGAAAATGCTTATTTCAGAACCACGTTTTGCTAAATTGCACTTTCAACAATCACCAACTTGTTTCATGATTCGGCCCTGTGATGTTAATGATAGTCTAGTATCAAGAACCATGTACCTTCTTGAGTGTGACCCTCAGAAGTTTCAGATTGGATGCAACAATCATGTCAAGCTTGCGCCTATATTCAAGCTTCCTCTTCGTGATACCAAATTTAAAAACAAGAAGAGAGACAACAACCCTCTTCACTATAAGTTTCTTATTGCAAATTCTTGCAACGGCTTGCTTTGTTTGTGTCACCCATATAAGGGAAACCCTTCAGTCATTTGCAATCCAATCACTGGGGAGTTCATAAGACTTCCTAAACCTACTACTGTAACCCCGCCAAGTTCATATAAGGGTATCGACTTATTCCGTTTATCCCCATCTAGTTTAAGAATCGAGCCAATAGTTGCTTTTGGTTTCCAACctaaaactaatgaatataaGGTTATAAAATTGTGCGTCATTAATGTTAGACGTCACATGAACCCGTCATTTCAGCGATTGACCCTTCAGATACACACTCTTGGAACACCTTCATGGAGAAATGTTGAGGTGGATCatccaatttttatttcaagCCTTACGCATGCCACCAGTGTGAATGGCACACTTCATTGGATCAGGTTTGGTCGTTGGCAAGTATCAATATTGTGTTTCAACTTTGAAAGTGAAAGGTTGCAATCATTCCCTTCTGCACACGTTTTTGAAAAGAATGAAATTCTTGATAAAGGTCGTATAAGCATGGGAGAATTAAGGGGATTTCTTTACATATGTGATGCTTCTTCTCCACATGGTATTACAATGTGGATTATGAAAAATTATGGTATTGGAGAATCATGGACTAAGGTTTACAACATTGATACTTTTCTCAGCAATGATCTTTCTTCACATATTGGTTCATATTGGCCGGTAAAACACTTTGAGGAGGGTGCTGCCTTATTGTCTTATCATTCATCTaactgttttatattttatgaacCTGGGAAGTATGGATTCAAAGTTTTTCGAATCCATGGGATTCATCAATCAAAGTATTTTCAACTAATTCCTCATATTCCAAGTCTAATCTCATTGAAGGATGTCGTGAAAGGAGACAATGTTGAGGTGCTAAATATCCACTCAAGGTGTGCAAAGTTAGAATTGTGCGAAGAAAATGAAGTTGTGTCCTTGGTGCAAGAGTTTGTTTGTGATTTGGCAAGTACATGTTCTTTATCATCTTACGGTAAAGAATTCGGTGATGAGCATGCCTCCTAA